In Leisingera methylohalidivorans DSM 14336, a single genomic region encodes these proteins:
- a CDS encoding bifunctional 2-C-methyl-D-erythritol 4-phosphate cytidylyltransferase/2-C-methyl-D-erythritol 2,4-cyclodiphosphate synthase — protein sequence MTTAALIVAAGRGTRAGGGTPKQWRPLKTRRVIDWTLGAFEKAGVDLTVLVLSSDDHRAWDEFSGKPGLILAEGGTERAASVVNGLRALQQNSIDKVLIHDAARPCVSSDLIHSIISALDESPAAAPALPVTDALWTGAEGSVTGSQDRSGLFAAQTPQGFRYGAILAAHNAHPGGAADDVEVARAAGLDVRIIPGEPDNIKITRPEDFARAERILGADMDIRLGNGYDVHRFGPGDSVILCGVEIPHDKTLQGHSDADVGMHAVTDAIYGALARGDIGQHFPPSDPQWKGAASEIFLRHAASLAREMGFTLSNVDCTLVCEYPKVGPHAARMREVMAEILGIAADRVSIKATTSERLGFTGRGEGIAAIATAALVKA from the coding sequence ATGACCACAGCAGCCCTGATCGTCGCCGCCGGCCGCGGCACCCGTGCAGGCGGCGGCACGCCGAAACAATGGCGCCCGCTGAAAACCCGGCGGGTGATCGATTGGACGCTGGGCGCCTTCGAAAAAGCAGGTGTGGACCTCACCGTGCTTGTGCTCTCGTCAGACGATCATCGGGCTTGGGATGAGTTTTCGGGAAAACCCGGCCTGATCCTTGCCGAAGGCGGGACCGAACGCGCGGCGTCGGTGGTCAACGGGCTAAGGGCGCTGCAACAGAACAGCATAGACAAGGTGCTGATCCACGATGCTGCCCGCCCTTGTGTCAGCAGCGATCTGATCCACAGCATTATCAGCGCCTTGGATGAAAGCCCGGCCGCAGCTCCGGCCCTCCCGGTGACCGACGCGCTGTGGACCGGCGCGGAGGGCAGCGTGACCGGCAGCCAGGACCGCAGCGGCTTGTTTGCGGCGCAAACCCCGCAAGGGTTCCGCTACGGCGCGATCCTCGCTGCCCACAACGCCCACCCCGGCGGCGCCGCGGATGACGTTGAGGTCGCGCGCGCTGCAGGGCTTGACGTCCGCATCATTCCGGGCGAGCCGGACAACATCAAAATCACCCGCCCCGAGGATTTTGCCCGGGCGGAACGTATTCTGGGAGCTGACATGGATATCAGGCTTGGCAACGGCTACGACGTGCACCGGTTCGGCCCCGGCGACAGCGTGATCCTCTGCGGTGTGGAAATCCCGCACGACAAGACCCTGCAGGGCCACTCCGACGCCGATGTCGGCATGCACGCCGTCACCGATGCGATCTATGGCGCGCTGGCCCGCGGCGATATCGGCCAGCACTTCCCGCCCTCCGACCCGCAGTGGAAAGGGGCAGCCAGCGAGATCTTTTTGCGCCATGCTGCCAGTCTGGCGCGTGAAATGGGCTTCACCCTCTCCAATGTCGATTGCACCCTGGTCTGCGAATACCCCAAAGTCGGCCCCCACGCCGCCAGGATGCGCGAAGTGATGGCGGAAATTCTGGGCATCGCTGCAGACCGGGTGTCGATCAAGGCCACCACTTCTGAGCGCCTTGGCTTCACCGGCCGCGGCGAAGGCATCGCGGCCATCGCCACCGCCGCACTGGTGAAAGCATGA
- the dusB gene encoding tRNA dihydrouridine synthase DusB: MSFTLGTTSMSPPIALAPMAGITDRPFRDLVRSFGTGLMVSEMVASQEMVQAKPGVRERAELSADVENTAVQLAGRDEYWIAEAARQVAGQGARIIDINMGCPAKKVTNGYSGSALLKTPDHALRLIEAVVGAVDVPVTLKTRLGWDDNCLNAPDVARRACAAGVQMVTIHGRTRCQFYKGAADWRAIRAVKDAVSVPLLANGDIVDTATARRALELSGADGVMIGRGAGGKPWLLAEVAHELWGTPAPDVPAGDALIAMVAEHYRAMLDFYGLDLGIRVARKHLGWYMDEAGTGPAMRRAVLTEKDPEDVIALLPEALTAQQPEAAA; encoded by the coding sequence TTGTCCTTCACGCTTGGAACCACTTCCATGTCGCCGCCGATCGCTCTGGCACCGATGGCTGGAATCACCGACCGGCCGTTCAGGGATCTGGTCCGCTCTTTCGGGACCGGGCTGATGGTGAGCGAGATGGTGGCAAGTCAGGAGATGGTGCAGGCCAAGCCCGGTGTGCGCGAGCGGGCGGAACTGAGCGCGGATGTGGAGAATACAGCGGTGCAGCTGGCCGGGCGTGATGAATACTGGATTGCCGAGGCCGCCCGGCAGGTCGCAGGGCAGGGCGCGCGGATCATCGACATCAACATGGGTTGCCCGGCGAAAAAGGTGACCAATGGCTATTCCGGATCAGCTCTGTTGAAGACGCCGGACCACGCGCTGCGGCTGATCGAGGCTGTTGTGGGAGCCGTGGATGTGCCGGTGACGCTGAAGACCCGGCTGGGTTGGGACGATAATTGCCTGAACGCGCCGGATGTGGCGCGCCGGGCCTGCGCGGCAGGCGTGCAGATGGTCACGATCCATGGCCGCACCCGCTGCCAGTTCTACAAGGGGGCGGCGGATTGGAGGGCGATCCGGGCAGTGAAGGATGCAGTCAGCGTTCCGCTGCTTGCCAACGGCGATATTGTGGATACGGCAACCGCACGCCGGGCGCTGGAGCTGTCCGGTGCTGACGGTGTGATGATCGGGCGCGGCGCGGGAGGCAAGCCCTGGCTGCTGGCCGAAGTGGCGCATGAGCTGTGGGGGACGCCGGCACCGGATGTGCCGGCAGGCGATGCGCTGATTGCAATGGTTGCAGAACATTACCGGGCGATGCTCGACTTTTACGGACTGGATCTGGGCATACGCGTCGCGCGTAAGCATCTGGGCTGGTACATGGATGAGGCCGGAACCGGTCCTGCAATGCGACGTGCTGTGCTGACAGAGAAGGACCCGGAAGACGTGATTGCGTTGCTTCCCGAGGCGCTGACCGCGCAACAGCCGGAGGCCGCCGCATGA
- a CDS encoding sigma-54-dependent Fis family transcriptional regulator, with protein sequence MDGTVLVADDDRTIRTVLTQALTRAGCKVHATSSLTTLMRWVAEGKGDAVISDVMMPDGNGLEMLPKIQADRPGLPVIVISAQNTIMTAIKAEEAEAYDYLPKPFDLPELMKRTAKALAAKRVAPVAAKAESQDHPEELPLIGRSEVMQTLYRLIARVMNTELPLLITGESGTGKSLIAQAIHDFSDRRTLPFVHADAAALIELEGPARLLAQAKGGSLVIDELADLPEEAQARLVRMMDTPGDHAPRFIASSQKDLAAAIEAGELRQDLYYRICGTALHVPALRERVEDIPLLAEHFLIRAENEGGPHRELSEGARDVLRNFGWPGNVRQLENTVRRLALTARGEEISQADAAAVLGPQNGPEPATAGLANEKLSESVARHLQRYFDLHGDLLPPPGLYMRLLREVEAPLIEIALAATGGNQAKCAELLGINRNTLRKKITDLDIEVTRRRKLM encoded by the coding sequence ATGGACGGCACCGTACTGGTCGCAGATGACGACCGCACCATCCGCACCGTTCTGACCCAGGCGCTGACGCGCGCGGGCTGTAAGGTGCATGCGACCTCTTCGCTTACCACGCTGATGCGATGGGTGGCAGAGGGCAAGGGTGATGCAGTCATTTCGGATGTCATGATGCCGGATGGGAACGGGTTGGAAATGCTTCCCAAAATCCAGGCGGACCGGCCCGGTCTGCCGGTGATCGTGATTTCAGCGCAGAATACCATCATGACTGCGATCAAGGCGGAGGAGGCCGAAGCCTACGACTATCTGCCGAAACCGTTTGACCTTCCGGAGCTGATGAAGCGCACGGCCAAAGCATTGGCGGCCAAGCGGGTGGCGCCTGTAGCCGCAAAGGCCGAATCGCAAGATCATCCGGAAGAGTTGCCGCTGATTGGCCGCAGCGAGGTGATGCAGACGCTGTACCGGCTGATCGCGCGGGTGATGAATACGGAACTGCCGCTTCTGATCACCGGTGAAAGCGGCACTGGTAAATCACTGATCGCGCAGGCCATTCACGACTTTTCCGACAGACGGACTTTGCCCTTCGTTCATGCTGATGCCGCGGCATTGATCGAGCTGGAAGGGCCGGCGCGGCTGCTGGCTCAGGCCAAGGGCGGCTCGCTGGTGATAGATGAACTGGCCGACCTGCCGGAAGAGGCCCAGGCGCGGCTGGTGCGGATGATGGACACGCCGGGTGACCATGCGCCGCGGTTCATCGCCTCCAGTCAGAAAGATCTGGCCGCGGCGATCGAGGCCGGAGAGCTGCGCCAGGATCTCTACTACAGGATTTGCGGAACTGCACTGCATGTGCCAGCGCTGCGCGAGCGGGTGGAAGACATACCGCTGCTGGCGGAGCATTTTCTGATCCGGGCTGAAAACGAAGGCGGGCCGCACCGCGAGCTGAGTGAAGGTGCGCGGGACGTGCTCCGCAATTTCGGCTGGCCTGGCAACGTGCGCCAGCTGGAAAACACCGTCCGGCGGCTGGCGCTGACAGCCCGCGGCGAGGAAATCAGCCAGGCGGATGCGGCAGCGGTGCTGGGGCCGCAGAACGGGCCGGAGCCTGCCACGGCGGGCCTTGCCAATGAAAAACTGTCGGAGTCGGTGGCCCGCCACCTGCAGCGCTATTTCGATCTGCATGGCGACTTGCTGCCGCCGCCGGGGCTTTATATGCGGCTGCTGCGCGAGGTGGAAGCACCGCTTATCGAAATCGCGCTGGCGGCGACCGGCGGCAATCAGGCAAAATGCGCCGAATTGCTGGGGATCAACCGGAATACTTTGCGAAAGAAGATCACGGATCTGGATATTGAGGTGACACGCCGCCGCAAACTGATGTAA
- a CDS encoding sensor histidine kinase NtrY-like, whose amino-acid sequence MAHKSHLRAAYGPFAALDRWRRTRRARNIGTIGLVLLGPVLALATFFIIGPLGQGASSRPLRLILLADLVYILTIAALVMTQIVRLFAARRSKSAGSRLHLRLIGAFGFLALIPTVIVAVFAVLTVNVGLEGWFSQRVRQVIGSSLAAAEAYQAQQKNDLTEDARALARYLDNSRARSFFINDAELRLVLSQGQLQIQRGLREAYIVDSAGLIRARGERSYEFDFEKPNDRQISAAREDGFLLIEDWRDSEFRALVRLEAFVDRFLYISRDVDGELLNLLDDTQETAHLYQQLESERGRVLFEFALLYIGFAVILILAAMWLGMWFAERLSRPVGRLTVAAQRVGSGNLDVQVPIDDGGDEISQLGQYFNQMTRELKAQHGRLLDNTRQIERRRRLFDSVLSSVTSGVVGLDAAGRVTFVNRSAERLLDWQEDQQSLALSVAVPEFGPLFAELVETSAEVVQEEIKVSRQGRLENLLVRMSLRRSEQGRLEGYVVAFDDVTDLVSAQRMAAWGDVARRIAHEIKNPLTPIQLSAERIKRKFAPKLGEENSDQLQSMTDVIVRQTNDLRRIVDEFSKFARMPEPERREEDLVQLLRDAVILQQQGQPGVRIKAELPEAAMPSDLDATMIGQALTNLIKNAGEAIESLQIKENPQGLVPEIRVTAAKAGNFYEIRIADNGIGLPEDRARLFEPYVTTRDAGTGLGLPIVKKIIEEHGGTLTLEDAPVFEGHAHYGAMAVIRLPAVNRTAAPNKSTVKAGLT is encoded by the coding sequence GTGGCGCATAAGTCACATCTGAGGGCGGCATACGGGCCTTTTGCGGCCTTGGACCGGTGGCGGAGAACCCGCCGGGCGCGCAATATCGGCACCATTGGCCTGGTTCTGCTGGGACCGGTGCTGGCATTGGCGACTTTTTTCATCATCGGCCCGTTGGGGCAGGGGGCGTCCTCCAGACCGCTGCGGCTGATACTGTTGGCAGACCTGGTTTACATCCTGACCATTGCGGCGCTGGTGATGACGCAGATCGTCCGGCTGTTTGCGGCCCGGCGTTCCAAATCGGCGGGCTCCCGGCTGCACTTGCGGCTGATCGGGGCCTTTGGATTTCTGGCGTTGATCCCCACTGTCATTGTTGCCGTATTCGCCGTGCTGACGGTGAATGTCGGGCTTGAGGGCTGGTTTTCCCAGCGGGTGCGGCAGGTGATCGGCAGTTCACTGGCTGCGGCGGAAGCGTATCAGGCGCAGCAGAAAAACGACCTGACCGAAGATGCCCGCGCGCTGGCGCGCTACTTGGACAACAGCCGTGCCCGCAGTTTCTTCATCAATGACGCAGAGCTGCGTCTGGTGCTGTCACAAGGCCAGCTGCAGATCCAGCGCGGGCTGCGCGAGGCGTATATCGTCGACAGCGCCGGCCTGATCCGGGCGCGCGGCGAGCGGTCTTACGAGTTCGACTTTGAGAAGCCGAATGACCGCCAGATCAGTGCCGCCCGCGAGGATGGCTTTCTGCTTATCGAGGACTGGAGAGATAGTGAGTTCCGCGCGCTGGTGCGGCTGGAGGCGTTTGTCGACCGGTTTCTCTACATCAGCCGTGATGTGGACGGGGAGCTTCTGAACCTTCTGGATGACACCCAGGAAACCGCGCATCTGTATCAGCAGCTGGAAAGTGAGCGCGGAAGGGTGCTGTTTGAATTTGCGCTGCTCTATATCGGTTTTGCGGTGATCCTGATCCTCGCGGCGATGTGGCTGGGCATGTGGTTTGCCGAGCGGTTGTCGCGCCCGGTCGGGCGTCTGACAGTGGCGGCGCAACGGGTTGGATCCGGCAACCTGGATGTGCAGGTGCCGATAGATGACGGTGGCGATGAAATCTCGCAATTGGGTCAGTATTTCAATCAGATGACGCGGGAACTTAAGGCGCAGCACGGGCGCCTTCTGGACAATACCCGGCAAATCGAACGCCGCCGCCGACTGTTTGATTCTGTGCTGTCATCGGTAACGTCGGGGGTTGTCGGGCTGGACGCCGCCGGGCGTGTCACCTTTGTGAACCGGTCGGCGGAGCGGCTTTTGGACTGGCAGGAGGATCAGCAATCCCTGGCCTTGTCGGTGGCAGTGCCGGAGTTCGGACCGCTGTTTGCCGAATTGGTGGAAACCAGCGCCGAAGTGGTGCAGGAGGAAATCAAAGTCTCCCGTCAGGGCCGGCTGGAAAACCTGCTGGTGCGGATGTCGTTGCGCCGGTCGGAACAGGGACGGCTGGAAGGCTATGTGGTGGCCTTTGACGATGTGACCGATCTTGTCAGCGCTCAGCGGATGGCGGCCTGGGGCGATGTGGCGCGCCGGATTGCCCATGAGATTAAAAATCCGCTGACTCCGATCCAGCTGAGCGCGGAGCGGATCAAACGCAAATTCGCGCCCAAACTGGGAGAGGAAAACAGCGACCAGCTGCAATCGATGACCGATGTGATTGTGCGCCAGACAAATGATCTGCGCAGGATCGTTGATGAATTCTCGAAATTCGCCCGCATGCCGGAACCGGAGCGGCGCGAAGAGGATCTGGTCCAATTGCTGCGGGATGCGGTCATCCTGCAGCAGCAGGGCCAGCCTGGTGTCCGGATCAAGGCTGAGTTGCCCGAAGCAGCCATGCCCTCCGATCTGGATGCCACCATGATTGGCCAAGCATTGACCAATCTAATTAAAAACGCGGGCGAAGCCATTGAAAGCCTGCAGATAAAGGAAAACCCGCAAGGGCTGGTGCCGGAGATCCGGGTGACGGCAGCCAAGGCGGGAAATTTCTATGAAATCCGTATTGCCGACAACGGCATCGGCTTGCCCGAAGACCGGGCCCGGCTGTTCGAGCCTTATGTGACTACGCGGGATGCGGGCACCGGGCTGGGGCTGCCGATTGTTAAGAAAATCATCGAAGAGCACGGGGGCACGCTGACGCTGGAAGATGCCCCGGTATTCGAGGGACACGCGCATTACGGCGCGATGGCGGTAATCCGCCTGCCAGCCGTGAACCGGACGGCGGCGCCAAACAAGAGCACAGTGAAAGCAGGTCTGACATGA
- a CDS encoding two-component system sensor histidine kinase NtrB translates to MKDSIALWASLPVPAFLIDAWDKIADVNAAGEGFLNTSRKALVGLPVWDALAIDAPIEVAFARARVQGTPLFVNDIDVGSGSRAPLQCGVQIAPLHGQEGVMLLMVTPRELAGRMTQTHSAKSAAASAIGMAEMLAHEIKNPLAGITGAAQLLSMNLSSDDLELTELIVSESRRIVKLLDQVEQFGNLTGPAFKPVNLHDVLDRARRSALLGFGARMTITENYDPSLPLAWGDADQLLQVVLNLLKNASEAAGSKGGNISIRTFYEHSFRLRRSDGTGKLLPLQIEICDDGPGLPEKIKDDIFDPFVSGRENGTGLGLALVSKIISEHNGWISVSSVPGRTVFRLSLSRVPRDGKPQES, encoded by the coding sequence ATGAAGGACAGCATTGCCCTCTGGGCCTCTTTGCCGGTGCCTGCGTTTCTGATCGATGCCTGGGACAAGATTGCCGATGTAAATGCGGCTGGCGAGGGGTTCTTGAATACCTCGCGCAAGGCGCTGGTGGGGCTGCCGGTTTGGGATGCGCTGGCCATTGATGCGCCCATTGAGGTGGCCTTTGCCCGTGCGCGGGTGCAGGGCACGCCGCTGTTCGTGAATGACATCGACGTCGGCTCCGGCAGCCGGGCACCGCTGCAATGCGGGGTTCAGATTGCGCCGCTGCATGGGCAGGAGGGGGTGATGCTGCTGATGGTCACCCCGCGGGAGCTGGCCGGGCGGATGACCCAGACCCATTCCGCCAAATCCGCTGCCGCCTCGGCCATTGGCATGGCAGAGATGCTGGCGCATGAGATCAAGAACCCGCTGGCCGGCATCACCGGGGCGGCGCAGCTTCTGAGCATGAACCTGAGTTCTGATGACTTGGAGCTGACCGAACTGATCGTCAGCGAAAGCCGCCGGATTGTGAAATTGCTGGATCAAGTGGAACAATTCGGCAACCTGACCGGGCCGGCGTTCAAGCCGGTGAACCTGCACGATGTGCTGGACCGGGCGCGGCGATCAGCGCTGCTGGGGTTCGGCGCCCGCATGACCATTACGGAAAACTATGATCCCTCGCTGCCATTGGCCTGGGGGGATGCGGATCAACTGCTGCAAGTGGTGCTGAATTTACTCAAGAACGCCTCGGAGGCTGCTGGTTCGAAAGGCGGAAATATTTCTATCCGCACTTTCTATGAACATTCTTTCCGGCTGCGCCGCAGTGATGGAACCGGCAAACTGCTGCCTTTGCAGATCGAAATCTGCGACGATGGGCCGGGGCTGCCGGAGAAGATCAAGGATGACATTTTCGACCCGTTTGTGTCGGGCCGGGAGAATGGCACCGGGCTGGGCCTTGCATTGGTGAGCAAGATCATTTCGGAGCATAATGGCTGGATATCCGTAAGCTCGGTTCCCGGGCGCACGGTGTTCCGGCTGTCGCTGTCGCGCGTTCCGCGTGACGGAAAACCGCAGGAGAGCTGA